ATCTAGTAACTTCTCAAGTGCGATCATTGGCTGAAGTTATAGCATTCAATCAAAAGTTTGCAAATGTGGTGAGTCTAGTAATTCACATTTAATTAAACAAGACTTGTGCTTTAAAAACATTATCTAATAAGGACAATTTTGAATGGAAATGCAGGAAAAGATCAAGGAATTCGGGCAAAATATCTTTGTAGCAGCTGAAGCGACGAATGGAATTGGAATATTAGAGAAAGCAGCAATGGGAAATTTAGCAAAACTGAGCAAGGATGGATTTGAGAAAGTGATGTGGGATAATAAGTTAGATGCATTAGTGACAAGTGGTGCAGGAATTAGTCCAGTACTTGCAATAGGGGGGTTTCCAGGAATAAATGTGCCGGCAGGATATGATTATAGAGGGGCTCCATTTGGAATCAATTTTGGGGGATTGAAGGGTTCTGAACCCAAGTTAATTCAAATTGCTTATGGGTTTGAGCAAGCTACTAAGATTAGAAAGCCTCCTGCTTTCAAGCCATGAATCTTTGCAAGGCTAGACTTAAAATTTCTGTGTATATGAATAATAAGTTGCTCAAGGATCTTTTCTTCATCTTGCTCATAAAAGGACTGTCTACTTTCATGAAAAAACTCATTGCTCTATTGGTACAAATGGATGGATTTGTCATACTACATTGTAATCTCTATGGTATTGCATAAAGCTTCGGTTGGATTTTAAATggcaaacaaataaaaattaattcatataattCTTATACACAGTTATGAAGCAAATAACAGAATGACACAGAGATCACAAGTtaagtacatatatatataattgtaatGGTAATCTGAAATCATGGTCGTGGCTGGTTGTATTGTTGACATAAATTTTGTGAAGAACTACTTCCGTAATAGGTCCCAACTATGTCCAATTCTTCAAACCAATATTCAACTGGTCATGTCAAGGGTATGGATAATACTCTATAGAGGAGAATATTATTGATGCCTTTTATGTGCATCTTGTCTTGATAAATTCTTACATGAGTGGAAGGTATCCTTCTTCTGTGTATATAGGAATTTGAGGCTCTTTGAACTTGTTGTCTAGCGACTGCATCAAAACATGCTAAGAGAAAGAGAAATCTGATCTGGCCAACAATGGTATGCTAGATGTGTAGGAACTCGATATTTTTGGATCACATGTCTGACTGTCTGTTCAAAGTCAGGCGTTGTTCTGTATTTAGTTTATGTCCCTTGTTCTAGACTCAGACCTCTCTTCTACCGAAATCTAGGTAGTACTAAGTATACCTTGGGACTCAGTTGCCTTCTAGTATGTGGAATGGCTTGTGAAGCTAGGATGTGTATATGGTAGATGATTTGTCGTTGTGGTGAAAGTACCAGCTTGAGATGCGCTTCCTGTGCTGACTGACACTATGGAAAACATGGCTTGTAAACACAGTCCAGGAAAATTCTACCCCAAGAGTATGGCCTGGGGTAGCGAATAATATTATGTTCAAGCTTGAAATTCTGGTTGATAGAGCCTCTCCTTGTAGGGTTCGGAACATATCTCCAGCTCTTGCTTCGACTTTAGTGGTTGGAGCAATGTTCTTAGTTTCACCGCGTCGAGAAGCCATCCTAATGTGGAGACCTACGAAAGCACTCAAATCTTTAGGGCTTAAGAATCATACGATTTTGCTTATAAATTATGTGTTCGTCTCACAAACAAGAGGAACAAAAGCACTTTCTATAAGAGTATAAGAAACTTTACACGTCGGGGGAATGTGATGGGCTTGGTTGTTGATTCTTAGGTAATAGATCCGCTAACTCCCCTGTCTGCCGCTGACGAAGTCATTATGATTTTTTAGGTCGCTCACTACACCAATAATAATGTAAGTGTAAAATTCATCTTTAGAAGTCTGGATGACTTTGTGGAAGATCTAGCTAAGAACTCCTTATGCATTCCTTCAAAGATAAAGACAAAGGTTAGCTAGGTCTAGTGAGGGGTTTTATGACACTCAAGTCAGTTCTGATCTAAgataaaagagagaaagaagggaACCAGACCTtttatataggagagagagaagataagAATTTCATGTACCTTTTCAAGGGAACCAGACCTTTTATATAGAAGTGGTAAAGTTCTATTCTGAATATAAACAAAATAACTCTAATCTATTTATGAAAGAATAGCATGAAGAATTGCATCCCTATGAAATGAATTCTGTAAAGGGAGAAAGGATCCGACGAATGACTATCAAGACTTAGTCTCTATATATTCCGAATCCAAAAtattaatagaaagaaaatttagaaaaataaacaGATTTTCTCAATTCTCGATTCTCAATTACttatttggaaaaaaataaaaataaataaaaaagttcccaaaatcacaaaaaaaaaaaaaaaaaaaaaacttatgagAATGACTTTCTCCAAACTTTATGGCAACTGTTTTAGATAAAAACACATACAGGTGATATAAACAGCTAAGACTCCTCTCAATTAAGGCTCATTTCTTCTAATCCAAAGACAATTTCTAAATTATGTACCTAAAACTTAAGGTTTTTGTTTGATATGAGAGAACCAAATACGGAGGAAAATCTTTGTAAAATACATCGAGATATATGTCAGTGTCTAGTTACATTATTTTAGATGAATCATGTATCTAGACAAATGCTCAAATAGTAAAAGGAGGATTGCAaattgtaattagtttaccaTTTATATATGGTCAGATATGGCTAATTAAACATTTTCCAAAACAATCGAGCAGGGCTGGCCTATATAGATGAACCGCATCAAACGTTCAGAACCAAGCAAAAGAAGGTTTTACAATTCACAAACAAATCTAAATGGAAAACATGAGTTTATTGAGTCTGGTTTTGATATTCTGCATCACAACCTCGCCAGTATTTTCCCAACAATACTACTCTCAAACACTCTCATACAAATCTGAACAAGAGAAAATCACCAACCTCCATTTTTTCTTCCATGACACAATCAGCGGCAAGAACCCTAGTGCCGTCTTGGTAGCCCGTCCTAATGCCACCGACAGCCAGCCCAGAACACCATTTGGCAACGTTTACGCTGTGGATGATCCTCTAACTGCCGGTCCTGAAATCATCTCTGAACTGATCGGAAATGCACAAGGGCTTTATGTATCATCAGGTCAAGA
The window above is part of the Euphorbia lathyris chromosome 3, ddEupLath1.1, whole genome shotgun sequence genome. Proteins encoded here:
- the LOC136224874 gene encoding dirigent protein 4-like — its product is MENMSLLSLVLIFCITTSPVFSQQYYSQTLSYKSEQEKITNLHFFFHDTISGKNPSAVLVARPNATDSQPRTPFGNVYAVDDPLTAGPEIISELIGNAQGLYVSSGQDSLSLVMYVDFGFVKGEFNGSSLSVLSRNPVLETERELAIVGGRGKFRLAKGFAHLKTYFVNATSGDAIVEYNITVVHY